Below is a genomic region from Candidatus Methanoperedens sp..
ACTGACCATCCAAAAGTCAAGGACTACATGACCCAGGAAGTGGATACTGTTTCTCCTGAAAATACAGTCAAGGACGTCATAGAACTCATACGGAAGACCGGACACGACGGTTTTCCTGTGGTGGAGGATAGCAGGGTCACGGGTTATGTATCAGCCGCCGGTTTGCTTGAAAAGGGGCTTGATGACAGGATCACCAATGTTATGAGCAGGGATATTCTTGTTGCAGACACAGAGATGGATATGAGCGATGTAGCCCGCGTTATTTTCAGGTCTGGAAAATCAAAATTGCCAGTGGTGGATAAAAGCGGACATCTGCGGGGGATTATCACAAATTCAGACGTCATACGCTCGCATATCGAGAGGACAAGCCCCCAGAAAGTCTGGACGCTCAAGAGAACGCTTGAGGCTATCCATAATATCCATGTGGATGTTGTACGAGAAACAGTCAATATAGACGAGCTTGTGCCCACGCAGCCCAAGGTATATGCAGATGAACTCGACGGGAGGATATACGAACTGAAAAAAGGGCTGGCTGAGCCCATAGTAGTAATAAAAAAACCCAACAGGCTCATTCTCGTAGACGGTCATCACAGGGTTATAGCAGCAAAAAAACTTGGAATAAAAAGTATGGATGCTTATGTCATCCCTCTTGGTGATGAGGTAATCCTCGGGATGGAAAAGACGGCTGCATCAGCCGGGCTTCGCACACTGTCGGATATTAAAATACTTGATTATGCCAAGCATCCCCTCGTGGAGATAACAAAGAGGCTTAAGAAGGATGACGAGAACGGTTTGACGAATGTCTCTCAATAAAACCCCATACATGCGTTTACCCTTCCCGATGGGCTGTTTTCGCGTGCAGGCGCACATTAGCTTTGCGTTCTCCCTCGTAGGGCGGGGGTGCAGTTCTCATGATTTTGCTTTGATGTCTCCGTCTTGGCGCATATAGAATAATTGATCCGTTGATATCGGGAGATGGATTTTTATGAAAGCAGTTTACAATCGGGGCGACATCTATCCTTGATTTTTAAGCTAAACCTTACAAGTTGTACCGATGTTATACTCACAAGCTTTTTTCTCTCTTAATATGCACTGATAAGAATATTTTGATAAAAAGGGGATGGTCTGTATACCATCCATTTACTCCAGCTAATCGACGGATTCGAGATGTGCTACCAATCGGGCAATACGAAGACCGATGAGTTGGGCTCAAACTCCAATACAGTCTGAGAAGCAATTGGAACTTTAAATGAACTATATTGCGTCATGGGAAGACCATGTGCCTTGGTTAAAGCAATTTGAATGATGCCTCCGTGAGTCACGGACACAATGTTCTTACCACAGTGATCTTTCGCGATATCGGTGAGCTCATTCCAGCTCCGGTTCGCCGCCATATTTAAGGATTCACCCTCGAAGTAAATACCTTTGACAAATGAAGGATCTTGCAGGTTGGCCGTATTCGGAACTCCTGAAGGCAAGGCGAAATCCGGATTCGTGGAAAACGAAAAGTTAATATCCGAAGGAACTTGGCTTGGCTTGTAACCTGTGTAGATGCCGTTGCCAATTTCACGCAAATCGTCTTCTACCTTTACGGGGAGCTGATGCGCAGACGCTATCGCTACGGCTGTATCATACGCTCGATCACGCGGGCTGGAGTAGACCACATTAACCGTCTTGTTACGGGTACTATTCGCCAGCATTTGCTCCTGAGCTGTGCCATTCGCATCGAGAGGAAGATTAGCGTTGCCTTGCATAATCCCCAACACATTCCAGGAAGTTTCGGCATGGCGGACGAGAACGATTTTTGTCGGCACAGAACATACAGGCGGCGATACTATTACCTTGCCTGTCATCCCCTGCAGCGGTGCTTTGCCAGATAACGCTATAACTGCCAGTATTATTATTCCAATTACTGCTATGAGAATATACCATCTACCAATTTTATTATTTAACATATCATCACTCCCTTGAATTAGGCTCCCGCTATTATGCATTTTCGAGAAAGCCCCTATAATACTTCATTTCAACAATATATATCCTTTTCGTAGAGCCTCTGCTAACCACAAAAGGAAGAAGGCAACACAACAATATCTATTTTTCACATTTATCCATGAATCATTTGCTTCATGGTCAGTTTCCTATTCGTCAAAGAAAATAAAAAATATCTCTAATTCGGATATTATCGGATACCTTATAAGTAATAAACGTAACTACAACTCACCATACCCATATTAATTACGGGGACTATTGGCGTGCATCTTCGATAGCACTATTTTAATAAACCGCAAGTTTACCCAGGATATCTGTTTTTGAGATAACCCCAACAAGTTCTCCGTTAATTCGAACCATGAGCCTTCCCACCTTTTCTTTATTAAAGACCTTCACCACTTCGTAAAGAGGCATATCGCCCTCAACCGAAATTATATCCTTCGTCATTATATCCTTTATCTTCACGCTGGTTTTACCATCCGCAAGTGTTTTCCCGATATCTGTAAGGGTAACGATGCCCACAATCTTTTCCTTATCCTTTACCGGAGCCCCGTGAATGTTATTCTTGACAAGGATTCTTGAGGCTTCCTGTATCGTTGCCGAAGCCGGGATTGTGATTGGATTTTCTTTCACATAATTTTTAACAGGTTTTTTGGGAAGGGATATCATTTCTTGTATGACGAATAATATTGAATTCTGGGTGTCATCCCTGCCAATCACTTCTCCGCGCATTATCATTTTGTTTACTGGGGTGGGTCCTATCACTATATTATCTCCAACGTCAAATTTCCGTATATCCCCGATAACATGTACAGTAGCGTTGCACAGGTCAGGATGCCTGACCGTGGTAAAACTAATCTCGCTTGCAGTCGCATTCTCCACTATCTCGTCATTTCGCCTTATCGGAACCGTTGTTTCCTTATCCATTTCAGATAAGCTAAGGACTCGATAGGTTGCGCCTGTTGCCTTGTATCCGCCTTTCGGTCCTGGTACTCCCTCAACCAATCCCAGGGCTTTGAGCGATTGCATCTGGTTCCGAACCGTTCCGGGATTCCTACTTATAATCTCTGCAATATCTTCTCCTTTGACTGCCTGTTTCTTAGTCCTGTACAGATTGATAAGAGCAGTTAAAATTTCTTTCTGGATTGGTGTCAGCTCCATATATTCAAAACTCTCCCGATGTCAGTATATAGAAGCGGTGAATATATATATTTATTGATGATGACAATTATAAGCACCTTTCTGCTTAAACTGGAACTCTTGAATAATCAATATTGCCCTATTTCTTTTCCCATTTCTCAAGATACAGCACTTCCGAGAGGGTTTTTCCCCTTTTTATCTCATCCCTTATCCTGCGTTCGTTCTTTTCAACCTCAACTGCTCTTCGTGCAATCTCGTATCCCCGTTCCTTCGGGACAACCACTACACCGTTGTCATCTCCCACTATAAAATCGCCGGGTTTAACGGTCTCTCCTCCGCACTGTATTTCAGCATTGATTTCCCCGAATCCCTTGGGTTCGCCTGCATTTGGCACTACCGAGGTTGCAAAAACAGGGAAGTTAAGGCGCCTGATATCATCCACATCCCTGACCGCGCCGTCGATTACCACGCCTGCAACACCTTTATTGATACAGCTTAAGGTCGCAAGCTCACCCCATGGAGCGATGTGCGGGCTGCCGTTATAGATTACGATAACGTCGCCTTCTCTTGCAATACCAATTGCCTCCACGGTCTTTGCCCAGTCGCCTGGAAATGTCGCAACTGTTACAGCCCTGCCTGCCATCTTTGTTCCAGGGCAGATTTGGTGAATATTTTTCATCGCGCCTTTCCTGTGCATGGCATCAGAGATATTGGGTGTGGAAACCCGTTTCAGTAATTCGATGGTTTTCTCGTCGATTGATTTCTCAGCTTCTTCCAGGATGGAAGGGCTGTCTATACTTTCACGGATAGCCCGCGCCGAGGCTGTGACGTTGGATGTTCGAACGATATTGCCGCCGACGATGACTATACCTGCCCCTGAAAGAACCGCATCCGCCGCCCTCTGTGCATCAAGACCGCCTGCGACTGCGATAGGCACGTTGAGCTTGAGTTTTTTCAGGATTCCGATAGGCTCTTCGCCCATCATCTGCTGGTCAATACCCACGTGTATATTGATGTAATCAATCCCAAGCTCTGCCAGTTCTTTTGCTCTTTCTGCCTGGTTGTCTGTAGAAATCAGGTCTGCCATGAGTTTCACGCCGTATTTGCGGGCTGCCCGTATTGCGTCCTGGATAGTGGAATTGTCCGCGCTGCCAAGCACGATGATTATATCTGCACCTGCTTTGGCTGCCATCTCGACCTCCATGGCGCCGGTATCCATTGTTTTCATGTCCGCAAGAATGACATGCTCAGGGAATGCCTTTTTAAGTTTTCTTACCGCATCCATGCCCTCGCTCTTGATCAGCGGTGTGCCGGCTTCGATCCAGTCCACCCCTCCCTCAACTGCCTCTTTTGCAATCTGGATGGCACGTTCGGTCTCCAGAACATCGAGAGCCACTTGCAGTATGGGTTTTATAACATCACCATTGAATAAATTAGCGTGTATGATTAAAGCTTTAATGGTATGGGTATCATGAAAAGATAAACATAATATACTCTAAAATCAATACTGTTTTGATATGCTGGATAAAGATATTGATTATGATACAATAATTTTAGATGGTCTCAGTAGGTTGTGGTTAAGAGAGCAGGAATATTGGTGTCCTGATGCCGAACTCTTAGATTCAGAAGATATTGAAAATTACCGTGGTTTTGGAATAATGAAACTTGTATCTAAGGGTAAGCGGGAAGATGCTTTAATAATTTTCCTCATAGGAAGTGCTTTCGACAACTATAATGCTGCTTTTAAAATCTATGATGATGGTTGGACATGGGAAAGATTTTTAAAATCTCCTAAAGAAGATTTTCTAAAGTATTTGGAAAATATTAATTTTAAGGGGATGCGTCGTATTAGAATGCCAAAACCGAATTTGGCGGAACTATTGTATAGCTACATAGATTTTGTAGGAACATCTCAGATAAACTATTTCAATAATATCTTAAAACAAGAAAAGAACTACTTTAAGGCATATGACAGAATTTTTGATGAATTAAGCAATAATGTGAAGTTTTTAAAGGGTAAGTTTATTTTGCCGATATTTCTTGATAAAATGTGGCAATTTTATTTATTTCCAATAATTCCTACAGAGAAAGTAGCTGCTGCTAGTAAATTGCCTGATATTGGAATAAAACTTGCTTTAGGAGTTGATGTAGGAAACAATGAACAATTAGCATACAATCTGATAAAAGAAGTGGCTGAAAAGGGACGTTGCCTACCAATTATTGCACGATGGGGGCTTGAATATTATGGAGATAAATTCAGAACAGATAAAGAATTGACATTTGAAGATATTGAAAAAAGGGCGCCTAAAAAATTGTTAAAAGGAGAGGAACCATTAAATTACTTTGAGGAACAAGTCATAAGAGGTTTCAAAGCTCCAATCACAGAGCATAGTTTATACTGGAATTTGCATGTAGGAAAGTATGCTTTTACAAATGATCAGACTCTGAATAATTCGCTTAAAGAGTTGTATACGCTCATAATGAGGTTGGTATGCGAGCAGGATAGGGAAAATGCTACATTTTTAATCCTTTTACATATTGTATCAAATTTCGATCCTATTCTTCCTAAAAAAATGCTTGATGATGGTTGGAATTGGAACAAGTTCTTTGCATCAAAAGATGATGAATTTAAACGATATTTATCAGATAATGGTCGTTCAGAAATTTCAGACAAGATTTTGAATTATAAAAAATGTGTTGGTAGTAGTCAGGAGAGGTATTTTGTTAATATAATCTCTGAAGAAGAAAATTATTTCAAAGCATATGATAGAATTTTCAAGGAGTTTGGTAGATTCTTAGAAACCGATTTTCTAGTTCCTGCTTTCCTAGATGCTCTTGGTCAATTCAAAGTTTATCCGATATTGCCTACTGAAAAAGTTCCTATAAATAAGATCGCTTTAAATAATATTACACTTCAATTTCCAGATGAGCAAATTCAAAATTCTGATGATGTTAGAATACAAATATTGGATAATTTAGATTCTGCATATCCAGAATATCTTTTAAACTATCTTTTGAATGAAGGAAAAATTGAAATTGAAGAAGGACCACCGATAGAAATTGATGAATCAGTTTTAGAAAGTGAGAATGCAGATATTGCGGAAGAAGATAGAAGATTTTTATTACCTATCGAAATATCACGCGGTATTTGTTTTGGAGAGCAAAAATATTTCAAATCAAATAAGCCTGATAAGCAATCTAAAGATTCAACCTATACAGCAAAACAAGAACTTCTAGAAATTGAGCATGCGCCTTTATCTAAAGCCACCAAGATGATGAAGGTTGACCCTTACGAAAAACATGTTGAAGATGTTTTAGCCGATAAACCCTTCTTGTTGGAAGATGGTATGGAATTTATTGATAGGCAGTATTCCACTTCTAATGGCATAATAGATTTGATTCTTCGTGACAAAGAGAGTAAATTAATATTAGTAGAAATCAAAAGGGGTATGGCAAATGATGAGACTTTAACTCAATTGCTCAGTTACATGGATGTTATAGATAATTATTTTGATGCAAAAGAAGTTCGTGGTATGATTGTTTGTGAACAATACGGTCCGAGATTGAAAAACGCTGTTAATTTATTGGTAAAAAAAGGACACGACATTAAATTAGTGGAATATAAATCTGAGATTGGGTTCAAAGCGAGTTAGTTAATTGGTTACGATAAAAAGAATCCCTTGTGGATAATTAGACAAACCAGGAGAATTATTATAATCTCTATTGAAAGGCTTTCAAAGGCATTTGGCACCAATGTTGTGCTTCGAAATATTGATCTGCGGATAGAAAGAGGAGAATTCCTGACCGTATTCGGTCCAAACGGGGCTGGGAAAACCACCCTCATAAAAATAATGTCCACCCTGGTAAGTCCGACTTCAGGTAAGGTTATTATTGACGGCATGGATATCAAGGAGAACCCGATTGAAATCAGGAAAAAAATCGGGGTAATCTCGCATGAAACCTACCTTTACCATGAATTAACGGCTGCTGAAAACCTGCGGTTCTTTGGAAGGATGTACGGCGTATCGGATATCGAAAATCGGATAGACGAATTGATTAAACAGGTGGGCTTGACCTACAGGAAAAACGACCGCGTTCGGACTTTCTCGCGTGGAATGAAACAGCGCCTTTCAATCGCAAGAGCCTTGATCCACGACCCGCCCATACTGTTACTCGACGAACCCTATACAGGTTTGGACCAGCATGCCAGTGCTACGTTTGACAGGATTCTCGGAGGCATGAATGCGCACGACAAGACCCGTGTTCTTATTTCCCATGATATAGAACGGGGCATTGCCATGTGCGACCGCGCAATCATCCTCACCGACGGACATATAGCGCATGAAATGAGCCAGAGCGAGATTCGAGATCTTCTCCAGTGCAGGGCGATTTACGAAAAATACGTTGAAGGTGGAACATGAAGTTCCTGGAGATAGCGCGCAAGGACTTAAAAGCCGAGTTCCGAACAAAGCAGATGCTTAATTCCATGATGATATTTGCCCTTCTCGTGATTGTTATCTTCAGTTTTGCGTTCGGAAATGAAGCCTCGATATTCATTCAGGGTATTAATAAGAAGGTAGTAGATTTACTGGCGCCAGGGATGCTCTGGATTGCGTTTACCTTTGCCGGAATGCTCGGGCTTTCAAGGTCGTTTGCAGGAGAAAAGGAAGAAGGATGCCTTGAAGGCTTGAAATTGTGTCCAGCCGACAGGAGCGAGATATATAACGGTAAAGTATTATCCAATGCTTTTTTGATGTTCCTTATGGAGATTGTCACAATACCGGTTTTTGTTGTGCTTTTCAGTTATGACATTTCAAACATTCCCGGTCTGGTGATTGTTGTTATACTCGGAACTTTGGGATTTATTTTCGTGGGCACGCTTCTCTCAGCCCTGACAGTTAATACAAGAACGAGGGAAATCCTGCTACCTGTGATTTTATTTCCTGTTCTCCTTCCAGTCATAATCTCGGCTGTTAATGCAACAGGGAAAATGCTGGTATCTGCCCCAATCTCCGAAATAGCAAGCGAACTTCAGATACTTGCTGTTTATGATATTGTTTTTTTTATCACCGCACAGCTTGTATTTGAATATACTATTGAGGATTGAACCAAAAGATAAACTTATTATTCATGCAGATATAACAGGAAATAATATGCTAAAGAAACTGCTTTTTATCATAACCACAGCAATGGTACTTGTCTCTTCATATCTGGTATTTACTTCCCCAATTCCGATCAGGATTGAGAATGCGGCTGGTGATCCAATCAACTTTAAAATATTCTATTTCCATGTGCCGATAGCAATTACAGCTTATATTGCTTTTACAATTGTCTTTATTTCCGGATTGGTATATCTAAAAAGCAAAAATCAGAAATGGGATATTATCGGACTATCAGCCGCAGAGGTCGGTGTGGTCTTTGCTGCCTTAACATTATTAACTGGTTCTCTCTGGGGTAAATCTGCATGGCAAGTATATTGGAATCCTGCTGATGCAAGGTTAAATACCTATATGATATTATTTCTAACTTATCTGGCTTATTTGATGGTAAGGAGCTCTATAGATGAACCGGAAAAGAGAGCCAGGCTCTCAGCTGTGTTTAGCATCATCGGTTATATTACAGTACCCCTTAGTTACTTTTCAATAATTATCATGTATAGGATTTCATCAGTATTACAAACCCACCCAAATCCCGCGGCAGTATCCATTGGTGGAAAGGATATTCTTGTAACATTATTTGCTAATATGATTGCATACATACTATTATGCATCTCATTAATTCTATTGCGAGTAAATGCAGAGACTCTTCGAGAAGATATAGCAAAAATTAAGATGGATCGTAATTTATGATAATGACGATTGATCGATGTTATTGTAAATATATTATTTTCAAATAATAAAAATCGACAACGAGCAGTTGAAAGAAAAACTAAATGAAGTAAAAAGAGAAAAAGGTTTATAAAAAATTACGCGGCTATTGCAGGTTCAGCCTCTATTTCAGTCTTCCTGACCTCTACCCTGCGTAATGGGTATATCGGCTTTACATCATGGTATATGCTCGCTGAGAGTTTCCCTGTTATAATTTCCTGGACGAACTGCGGCATATCCAGTTCTTTCGCCTTTGCCTCAATGACATTATTCATTATTGAGCGAATAGCTTTGACCTGGTTCGCCCTTGCCCTTTTGATAGTGAAACACGAGGGTTTTACCCTTATGGTATAGCCATCTTTCGTGGTTACTGAAACATTCGTCTCAATCGCTGAGGTCTGCCTCTTTACAAGCGAGCGCAGGTAATCCTGCGTAAGTTGATGCCCCATGAATTTCGTGTATGCCGAGTCGCCGCCAACGCGGTCGATTTTCAGAATCAATTTGGTGTTCTGTTTTGAAAGGTCGTTTGTCAGTTCCCCGAGGGTTATTTCAACCACCCTTCCGATTAGTTTCTCGGGCACTTCAGCCACTGTTTCCCCGATATTGGGTTTTCCGAACATCTCAGGTGCAACCAGGTTGTACCATTGTTTTGCTTTCCAGCCTTCTGCTGCTTTTGTTACTGCCAATTAATTTCCTCCGGATTAATATTAAAGTGAATCATGTTCACAAAATCAAGCGTTAAATGGAGCATTGGATACTTAATACTTTTGTTAACGACACCCTTAAGTTTAATCAGGATAATTCAGAAAAGCCCCATGCGGGGGTAACCAAGCGGCCAAAGGTGATAGACTCAAGATCTATTCTCGCAGGAGTTCGAGGGTTCAAATCCCTTCCCCCGCATTTTAAAACTATTCAAATCCCCGAGCAGCCTATTCACTATTGCACCTGCATCATCAACTCCAAAGCCAGTACGTACAACCGCCAATACCTCGCATCCCTTATTGAAGCTTTCCGCATCCTCGCTGCTATCCGCGACAATGATGCGGGGTTTATCTGACATCGTGAAACCGTCAGCCAGCACAATATCATTATCCTCAAAGTATCGATCGCAAATCTCATCAATCCCTGCCTCTCTTTCAACACGTTTAATCACCGCAAATTTCACAGATGAAGAGATCGCAACAGTATCTGCCCCAGCCTTTGCATATTTCCACGTATCCTTGCCTTCAATATCCATCTCGAAATCACCGTGCTTGTGGTATTTTAGAGCGCCCACCGAGAGACCTTTGTTTTTAAGCTCTTTTATCAATGCCTCCATCAGCCTTGCCTTACCTGTTTTGCTTTTTCCCACAATGCAAATAACAGAAGGCAT
It encodes:
- a CDS encoding bifunctional hexulose-6-phosphate synthase/ribonuclease regulator, which encodes MKPILQVALDVLETERAIQIAKEAVEGGVDWIEAGTPLIKSEGMDAVRKLKKAFPEHVILADMKTMDTGAMEVEMAAKAGADIIIVLGSADNSTIQDAIRAARKYGVKLMADLISTDNQAERAKELAELGIDYINIHVGIDQQMMGEEPIGILKKLKLNVPIAVAGGLDAQRAADAVLSGAGIVIVGGNIVRTSNVTASARAIRESIDSPSILEEAEKSIDEKTIELLKRVSTPNISDAMHRKGAMKNIHQICPGTKMAGRAVTVATFPGDWAKTVEAIGIAREGDVIVIYNGSPHIAPWGELATLSCINKGVAGVVIDGAVRDVDDIRRLNFPVFATSVVPNAGEPKGFGEINAEIQCGGETVKPGDFIVGDDNGVVVVPKERGYEIARRAVEVEKNERRIRDEIKRGKTLSEVLYLEKWEKK
- a CDS encoding heme exporter protein CcmB — encoded protein: MKFLEIARKDLKAEFRTKQMLNSMMIFALLVIVIFSFAFGNEASIFIQGINKKVVDLLAPGMLWIAFTFAGMLGLSRSFAGEKEEGCLEGLKLCPADRSEIYNGKVLSNAFLMFLMEIVTIPVFVVLFSYDISNIPGLVIVVILGTLGFIFVGTLLSALTVNTRTREILLPVILFPVLLPVIISAVNATGKMLVSAPISEIASELQILAVYDIVFFITAQLVFEYTIED
- a CDS encoding CBS domain-containing protein, yielding MTDHPKVKDYMTQEVDTVSPENTVKDVIELIRKTGHDGFPVVEDSRVTGYVSAAGLLEKGLDDRITNVMSRDILVADTEMDMSDVARVIFRSGKSKLPVVDKSGHLRGIITNSDVIRSHIERTSPQKVWTLKRTLEAIHNIHVDVVRETVNIDELVPTQPKVYADELDGRIYELKKGLAEPIVVIKKPNRLILVDGHHRVIAAKKLGIKSMDAYVIPLGDEVILGMEKTAASAGLRTLSDIKILDYAKHPLVEITKRLKKDDENGLTNVSQ
- a CDS encoding endonuclease NucS, coding for MLDKDIDYDTIILDGLSRLWLREQEYWCPDAELLDSEDIENYRGFGIMKLVSKGKREDALIIFLIGSAFDNYNAAFKIYDDGWTWERFLKSPKEDFLKYLENINFKGMRRIRMPKPNLAELLYSYIDFVGTSQINYFNNILKQEKNYFKAYDRIFDELSNNVKFLKGKFILPIFLDKMWQFYLFPIIPTEKVAAASKLPDIGIKLALGVDVGNNEQLAYNLIKEVAEKGRCLPIIARWGLEYYGDKFRTDKELTFEDIEKRAPKKLLKGEEPLNYFEEQVIRGFKAPITEHSLYWNLHVGKYAFTNDQTLNNSLKELYTLIMRLVCEQDRENATFLILLHIVSNFDPILPKKMLDDGWNWNKFFASKDDEFKRYLSDNGRSEISDKILNYKKCVGSSQERYFVNIISEEENYFKAYDRIFKEFGRFLETDFLVPAFLDALGQFKVYPILPTEKVPINKIALNNITLQFPDEQIQNSDDVRIQILDNLDSAYPEYLLNYLLNEGKIEIEEGPPIEIDESVLESENADIAEEDRRFLLPIEISRGICFGEQKYFKSNKPDKQSKDSTYTAKQELLEIEHAPLSKATKMMKVDPYEKHVEDVLADKPFLLEDGMEFIDRQYSTSNGIIDLILRDKESKLILVEIKRGMANDETLTQLLSYMDVIDNYFDAKEVRGMIVCEQYGPRLKNAVNLLVKKGHDIKLVEYKSEIGFKAS
- a CDS encoding histidine phosphatase family protein, giving the protein MLNNKIGRWYILIAVIGIIILAVIALSGKAPLQGMTGKVIVSPPVCSVPTKIVLVRHAETSWNVLGIMQGNANLPLDANGTAQEQMLANSTRNKTVNVVYSSPRDRAYDTAVAIASAHQLPVKVEDDLREIGNGIYTGYKPSQVPSDINFSFSTNPDFALPSGVPNTANLQDPSFVKGIYFEGESLNMAANRSWNELTDIAKDHCGKNIVSVTHGGIIQIALTKAHGLPMTQYSSFKVPIASQTVLEFEPNSSVFVLPDW
- a CDS encoding 30S ribosomal protein S3ae; amino-acid sequence: MAVTKAAEGWKAKQWYNLVAPEMFGKPNIGETVAEVPEKLIGRVVEITLGELTNDLSKQNTKLILKIDRVGGDSAYTKFMGHQLTQDYLRSLVKRQTSAIETNVSVTTKDGYTIRVKPSCFTIKRARANQVKAIRSIMNNVIEAKAKELDMPQFVQEIITGKLSASIYHDVKPIYPLRRVEVRKTEIEAEPAIAA
- a CDS encoding cytochrome c biogenesis protein; translated protein: MRIEPKDKLIIHADITGNNMLKKLLFIITTAMVLVSSYLVFTSPIPIRIENAAGDPINFKIFYFHVPIAITAYIAFTIVFISGLVYLKSKNQKWDIIGLSAAEVGVVFAALTLLTGSLWGKSAWQVYWNPADARLNTYMILFLTYLAYLMVRSSIDEPEKRARLSAVFSIIGYITVPLSYFSIIIMYRISSVLQTHPNPAAVSIGGKDILVTLFANMIAYILLCISLILLRVNAETLREDIAKIKMDRNL
- the ccmA gene encoding heme ABC exporter ATP-binding protein CcmA, yielding MWIIRQTRRIIIISIERLSKAFGTNVVLRNIDLRIERGEFLTVFGPNGAGKTTLIKIMSTLVSPTSGKVIIDGMDIKENPIEIRKKIGVISHETYLYHELTAAENLRFFGRMYGVSDIENRIDELIKQVGLTYRKNDRVRTFSRGMKQRLSIARALIHDPPILLLDEPYTGLDQHASATFDRILGGMNAHDKTRVLISHDIERGIAMCDRAIILTDGHIAHEMSQSEIRDLLQCRAIYEKYVEGGT
- a CDS encoding CBS domain-containing protein translates to MELTPIQKEILTALINLYRTKKQAVKGEDIAEIISRNPGTVRNQMQSLKALGLVEGVPGPKGGYKATGATYRVLSLSEMDKETTVPIRRNDEIVENATASEISFTTVRHPDLCNATVHVIGDIRKFDVGDNIVIGPTPVNKMIMRGEVIGRDDTQNSILFVIQEMISLPKKPVKNYVKENPITIPASATIQEASRILVKNNIHGAPVKDKEKIVGIVTLTDIGKTLADGKTSVKIKDIMTKDIISVEGDMPLYEVVKVFNKEKVGRLMVRINGELVGVISKTDILGKLAVY